In Taeniopygia guttata chromosome Z, bTaeGut7.mat, whole genome shotgun sequence, the sequence taagacaaaatgtTTCCATATATACAATCACATAAAAAAGGGGGCCAAGGAGAATCTTCATTCTTTGTTGGATGTGGAGTGAAACTTAGCGTCAAATGGTGAAGAAAAGGCTGAGGTACTTTGTGCCTTCTTTGCTTCAATCTTACGTAGGAAGACCAGCTGTTCTCAGGGTGCTCCGGCACCTGAGCTGGAAAACAGAGACAGGGAACCAAATGAAGCCCCCATATTCCAAGGGGAAATAGTCAGCTACCTGCTAGGACACTTTGACATGCACAAGTCTGTGGGATTCACCCAAGGGTACCAAGGGAGCTGGTGAAAGTGCTCACTGAGCACTCCGGGATGTCTGAGGAGGTCCCAGTTAACTGGAGGTTGGCAAATATGGCTCACACCTACAAGCAGGGTTGGAAGGAGGGTTATGGATCAATTTATCCTAAGTGCCATCTCAGAACATGTACCAAACATCTCAGCAGGGGATCAGGCTCAGCCAGCATGGGCTCGTGAAAGGCAAGTTCTACTTCCCCAACAGGAACTCCTTTTATGACTCGCTTAGTGGAAGAAGGAAAAGTTATGTATTCTGTCTTCCTGGAATTCAGCAAAGCTTCTCACACCATTTCCCACAGCACTCTCCTGGAGAAACAGACAGCTCATGGCTTCATGGGTGCACTGTTTCCTATGCAAAAAAATGCCAGGATGCCCTGGTTTAGAGACTGGTAGTGAATGGAGTTACATCCAGCTGGCAGATGGCCACCAGTGGTGTATCAAGGGGTCAGTACTGGGCCCAGccctgtttaatatctttattgatGAAAGTGGGGATCAAGCATACCCTTGCTAAGTTTCTGGATTACTCCAAGCTGGGTGGGAGTGCTGATCTGTTGgggggcaggaaggctctgcagagggatctgcacAGGCTGGATCATGGCCAAGGCCAGTGGTGTGAGGTACAACAAGGCCAGGgctggtcctgcccttgggtcacagcagccccaggcagtgccacaggctggggcagagtggctgcagagctgcccacaggaaaaggccctgggggtgctggtgacagcagctgagcatgagccagcagtgcccagggggcCAAGAGGGCCAATGGCACCTGGCCTGTGCCAGCaacagcgtggccagcaggagcagggcagggattgcccctgtactcagcactggtgaggctgcacctcaaatcctgtgctCAGTTTTGGGCCTTTCACTccaagaaagacactgaggtgctggagcatgtccagagaaagGCAATGGAGCTGTTGGAAGGTCTGGTTACAAGTCCTGTAATAAgtagctgagggagctgggagctggagaaaaggagcttCAGGGTAACATTATCattctctacaactgcctgaaaggaggttgtaacCAGGTGGGTATTTGTCttttctcccaggtaacaagtgacaagacaagaggaaatggcctcaagttgttCCAGGGAAAAAACCTCTTCACAGAAAAGGTGGTCAAGAactgaaacaggctgcccaCAGGAGTGATGGAGTCATCAtccttggaggtatttaaaagacgtgcagatgtggtgcttagggacatgTTTTTGTGGTGGATTTGACAAttaatggctggacttgatgatcttaaaggtcttttctaaTGAAAGTTTTCTGATTCTATGACTCTAGAAGGATGAGGGAAAAGGTAGCAGCCTTGTTTAAGATTAACCAAAATTTATAACCAAATTTTAGATGAACCACAAGTTCAGATGAAGTGGTATGATCAGTGGAACATAAAATTTTGCCAGGAGAAAATTATTAATCTGCCTCATCACCTTGTATCATCAGGTACACTCAGAACATTTTTAGGTGCCAGTTACTCTGGAGTCCCAGGGGTTTTGTTGACATCAGTTCTATATTTAGTTTATAGTGGTGGTTTTACCCACCTGtttagaaacaaacaaacaaacaaacaaaaaatcttaGATAAAGCCTATTAAATGAGTGTAATTTGGAGAGTTGTCAAATGTCTTTCTTCCCCGAGATCTGCCAGGCAAATATCTCTGtgattaaaacaaagaaaataaattaatctccGCCTTCTTATTACAATACAAAGTGCAAGCAGCCAGGAAACATGGCGCAAAACCTGATGGTACACAGTGTCCTTAGATTACTTGGCCATTGTTTTCTCTCACAGCAGCACATGTTAATGATACACAGAAGTTTAACATTTTTTGGCTTTGGCTTTTCATGTCATAACCATAATAAATGGGCATATTATTGTTTGTATTGCCATATCCTTTAGATGCACCGCCAATTTCTAAAGTCTGTTCACGCGCAGCCAAGAACAGAATTTTGCCCACAAACAGACTGACTGAATAAAATTAGGCAGAAACATTGCCATACTGATTCATCTGTGAAGTAGTGTGTCACAGTACAGGATGTTTATGTTGTAAAAATGTTTTGCGGGTCAACTCTGCTGCAGAAAGACCAaagcttttttgcttttcacttaccaatttaattctgctttaaaaGGCCTTTATCCTACATAGACCTAAGAAATGCTTACTTGTATGTATTTAAAGAACCCAGCAAACTTCAAAACAATTAAATGGTTGATAGAATGTTAAATCCATAAGAACATGAAGAAATAAAcagatttggggtttcttttgcttattttaaggaatttggaccacagagaagaaaactgaGTATGATGAAGAATGAAGAAACAAGTTTTAATGTGGACAATAGCAGAGGCTCTCCCTTCCCACTCTGCCTGCAGCCACTCAGCCCCATTACAAAGCCACACAGAACAACTCAGTTTGATGAAGAATTCAGAACACACCTCTCACATTTCTGCTATGATCCTCCTCCTCTTGAAAACATGGAAACATTCCAGGAGTCCTTGGAAGGAGGGTCTCGTAAACGCAAGAGCATGCCAACAAAAATGCCTCCTCCCATCCCCCTTGAGGATTCCTCATCATCACCAGATCGACCTGCGGATCACAATGACATGGGCTCTTCCAGTCTCCCCTTGGTGTTCCAACAGCCTGCGCAGCCCAAGTACAGTTCCCAGATGATTGACCTCTGCAACTTTGGTTTTCAATTCTACAGAACTCTGGAGCATTTTGGAGCCAAGCCCATTAAGCAAGAACCAGTGAAGCCGAACATGGCATGGCCCAGTAGCCCAACATTCATGCAGGCTCCTTACCCTTATTATCCTAAAGTCCACCCTGGCTTAATGTTTCCTTTCATTGTACCACCAAACTTCCATTTCAGGAGCccttttcaaatgaaaagacCTCCAGAACCACCCTTCAGGAGGGCTGAAGTAAGAGAAAGTggtgaaaacaaacagaaagtgGAAAGAGTAGATGTCAACCTTCAGATAGATGATAGCTACTATGTTGATGTGGGGGGTGAGCAGAAACGCTGGCAATGTCCCATGTGTGAGAAGTCCTATACATCCAAGTACAATTTGGTCACCCATATCTTGGGTCACAGTGGCATTAAGCCACATGCTTGCACCCGGTGTGGCAAGCTTTTCAAGCAGCTGAGTCACTTGCACACGCATATGTTGACACACCAGGGCACTCGGCCACATAAGTGCCACGTATGCCACAAGGCTTTCACTCAAACCAGTCACCTTAAGAGACACATGATGCAACACAGTGACATCAAACCTTACAACTGCAGGATCTGTGGCAGGGGTTTTGCCTACCCCAGTGAGCTGAAAGCACATGAGTCTAAGCATGAGAGTGGACGAGAGAACATTTGTGTGGAGTGTGGTCTGGACTTTCCAACTCTGGCACAGCTGAAGAGACACCTAACCACCCACCGTGGCCCTATACAGTACAATTGCACTGAGTGTGATAAGACCTTCCAGTACCCAAGTCAGCTGCAAAACCACATGATGAAGCACAAAGACATCCGCCCATACATCTGCACTGAATGCGGCATGGAGTTTGTGCAGCCCCACCACCTGAAGCAGCACTCTCTGACTCACAAGGTAAGCCAGCTCTCACCTTGCATCTGAAGCTAGTACGAGGGTTACAGGCCATGAAAGATACATATAGGTAGGTACCTCCTCAGAAACGTGGTCTCttgccagcagcagaggcttATGCAGAAACTCCAGCATTGCTGGCAGTTGTATCAACCAGATGTCTTTGTCAGCCTTCAGAAAGTACACTCAAACCCAACTTTGTTACAAGCAGGAATTAAATTAAACCCCCTGTATCACTTCCCCAATCTGGATTCATATCTCTCtgtttcttggggtttttttttggaatgaCCTTCTTTAAAATTTTGCAGAGCTGTATAACCACTCCCCAATcccttaattttaaaagatttttttactgaaagCCAGTTCTGATACTTTGTTCCCTTAATTAGGAAGTGAGTGGGCTTGTAGTGGactgtagcaaaaaaaaaaaaaaaaaaaagtatgttaTTACTCATCAGATTTTGAAGAATCATTATAGcaagacatttaaaaaacaaaagaacccTATGAAAAATTCCCCTTTGTACATATGTTATCCAGAATGCCAGTTAATAGAAATGGACAGGCAGGATTACAATAACAGCCAATTTATACCAAGTGGCAGTTTTGCCTCTGCCGACCGTGGTGACAGCAGGGTCAGCTTAGGGTACGAGAAAGCTTTGGAGCTTTTCTGAAAAGACTGCTttcaaaaataggaaaaatgcaATTGTTCCATTCAAGAAGCTCTGAAATTGACTATCCacttttacaaaaataaaagacaagTTAAAatctttcactttaaaaaagttTGCTTCCAGATTTGGATATCTTTCCTTTACATTTGAATTTTGgcttttatatgaaaaatattagaaatacagaaagctACACTGCTTGAGTCTTATAGTCACATATTCTTTGAAAACTGGACAACCTCTACTTTcacatttgctttttcttctgcttcatgtttataatttctgttctttctggaGATTCCCTGGTCTTCGGATTAACCATGCAAGATTCCACTAATTGAAGACTTGGtagtttttttttgtcacaggaAATGAAATACCCCTGAGCCCATAGAGAGCTTCTGCTTGTTTGTCCACAGACAAAGGCGGATTCACTGTGAATATAATTTATACTACTTAGCTGACTAAATGCAGCCTCATATGAGATGAACAGACACTTGAAACTGCTGGTGATGTTCAGTTTTAGCTTTGTGATTAACTGTGAAAACCACTGACAGTCATTTCGTATCTTTTTAAAGAAGGCCTGTGGAAGGAGTAATTGTTCTCAGAACCTCACTAATAATTCTTATTACCATCAGCAAGTTAAACTCTTAAGCCTTTTAGTAGCAAATTCTTTGATTTTCATAGTGTCTAAATCACTCTTTGAGAAGCTGATAGACCTCGTGGATGTGAGTAAGAATATTGAATTATGCAGTAGTAAATTGAGTGGATAGCATGAAAAGGAATAGAAATGTTCTATAAACCTCATATAAAATGAAATCATTCCATAATGGTTACTGAAAATCCCATCAAGAAtaagcaggtttttttctctgcaataaaTGTAAGATGCATAATCAATATTTTACttaagcagcagagcaggagagggaagctCTGACACTGACTATGTCTGATTTATTTGAAAACAGACTTCATTATTTCATTAAGCTTAcgttttgttttacttctcagcTTGTCAGAAGCTTGCAAGAATTTGTCAGAATACCTTGAAAATgttaaaagtgaaataatttattatcaGCTTTGCTAATGTAGAATGAATAATTCATAAGTTCCTGTAGTGACAATTAAATTGCCTAGAATATTTTCCATctacagaatttttcttttctttcagggTGTGAAAGAGCACAAATGTGGAATTTGTGGCCGGGAATTTACTCTGCTGGCCAACATGAAGAGACATGTCCTGATCCACACCAATATCAGAGCCTATCAATGCCATTTGTGTTTCAAGAGCTTTGTGCAAAAGCAGACTCTGAAGGCCCACATGATTGTTCACTCTGATGTCAAACCCTTTAAATGCAAGGTAAGTGTATTTGGTGGTAGAGGTATTAACCTAAAGTATATTTCTCtgatattattattttcttataatATGGTAGAATTAGAGAAACAAAACTTGCTAACACATACTGCACTTGCATTCAAAAATTAACATAAACCagtctgattttctttctttatccAGGTTCTGCTTATGTAGCACAAAATAAAGGAGATAGATACCTGTGATTTACTCCATTTACCTTCAGGATCATTCATCCTCACAtagttttgggttttatttgccCTGTGATTGTTTAAGTGCCACAGACATTTGAGGACAATAAACATATCTGACATTTTCTTGGTACAATGATACAAACAAGTTCTAAGTGCTTAATAGCTTGAAACACtgacaaaaagcagaaatcaaGTCATGCACCCTGCAGAAGATCatgaaaaagcagcagccaCAACTTCACGCAGTGATGCTGTGCAACAGTTCAACAAAGGAGTCAGAAAAAGccacagcaaaataaaactacaTGAGGGATTTGAATGGGTTGTGTATAATTACTGCAATTCAAGGAAGGATATCAATATGCTAACAAACCAGCTCCTGAGAGCACCTGGCCTTTCTACAATCCTATGCAAATTCCAGTTTGCCAGTtccccccagcactggaggcaGGCATTCCCTTTCCATCCttatttctcctccctccccataAACCTTTAAGTCTTTATTTACCCTATTTGtttctaatatattttttatgaaTTATTAATCTCTGTATTCTTAATCAGTATTGGATGCTACTTAAGTTCTTTTGCTGCCTGTCTGATTCATTACTGTAGTCATACTCTGTGAAGTCAAAGgctgtagatttttttcccactttaatTTGTTCTAAGATGGCTGCAAATACAGAATGGAGCATATCACCCAATTTATGCATACATAAAGACTGGTTTGGAAGTAATTTCTAGAATGTTTTCATCCTACATCCCTATGGTATTGAATATTCTCTTAAAAGGAATTTCTCATGAAGAAGCAGAGATggataataattttaaatggaattattttgtCTTGAAAAAATGTACAATTTCAAAATGTCATAGGAATACATGATATTCAGTGCtaattttattaagaaaatgtcAAAAGGCATCTTTCCGacttcataatttttcttttttaacttcaAAACATCTTACTCTGAAAAActagcagcaaaaaaaaactaGTCCTCTTCCAACTttagtattttgttttattttaatttatgtctTATGAAAGTAGTGCTTACATTACTCTATATTGATAAAAGAATTTCTTTTACTGTAGTTCTTAGGGTGTAACAAGTCAGGTCTGCTGGAGGTTTTCATTCTTTGAGAGCATCTGCAAACCTGCCTTGTAATTCCCATTTGGTTGAAGTCCTTCTCTGATTCCTCAAACTTCAGAAACTAATCTCAAATTTTGGATCAGATTTTGTGTGTGCAGTATGTGGATCCACATGACTTTTTGGGTACGTGCAGAATAGCTGGAAGGTTGTGTTCAGCTCAGTGTTTGATGATGACAGACTATTGAAACTTGGAGAGGGCAATAGTTGGAACTAGGAAATGGAGTATCACCATTATGTTTTCCAGACAGTAACAAAAGCTCTACAGGAACAcctgtttttcttatttttttacttttctgtccCCACCCAGTGTTCCAAAGAGGGAAGAAACAAGTAAGCATAGTGAATCTGTTTCTCATATGTCTGAAGGAGTATGAATCAACATCAGTGCCCTGACAGTGAAGATTGCAACAATAAGCAGAGGCAGATTCAGGAATTGCTTTTTGTATTAGGAACGTCCTAACACTACCTCTCTGACAGAGCTCCCGAAGGCTCTtggaaacaaatatttctggCTGGTACTTGGAGGGTTAAGGCAATGACCAGATAGCAGCCTTTTGGCACCAAGCTCctcctcagcagaaggaaggaTATAGCTGTATGAACAGCCTGCTTAACAATGGCTCACATGTCCCTGGGGAACCGCCTGCAAATAGATTTCATCTTGCTTTCTCTTGTACTTTTCAAAGCTTCCTGTTTTCTCACGGTCCTTTTGGACAGTTTACAGTcattctccctctccttctttCTTTGAGGAAAGGAACACCCTtcttatgaagaaaaaaaaagaagaagaagaagaatgcAGGGGAAAGAGAGCACAGCAGTAGCCTTTATACTTCACCACATGCAATggttttctttacctttttctcatagcaaaagaaaacatgagTTTTCCTATGTGTCTAATCACAGCTAAGCACATACTATCAGAAGTGAGGGAGTAGCAAATAGTTGTCCCTTCTGTTTCCTcacccagct encodes:
- the ZNF366 gene encoding zinc finger protein 366 gives rise to the protein MESSSLEEFGPQRRKLSMMKNEETSFNVDNSRGSPFPLCLQPLSPITKPHRTTQFDEEFRTHLSHFCYDPPPLENMETFQESLEGGSRKRKSMPTKMPPPIPLEDSSSSPDRPADHNDMGSSSLPLVFQQPAQPKYSSQMIDLCNFGFQFYRTLEHFGAKPIKQEPVKPNMAWPSSPTFMQAPYPYYPKVHPGLMFPFIVPPNFHFRSPFQMKRPPEPPFRRAEVRESGENKQKVERVDVNLQIDDSYYVDVGGEQKRWQCPMCEKSYTSKYNLVTHILGHSGIKPHACTRCGKLFKQLSHLHTHMLTHQGTRPHKCHVCHKAFTQTSHLKRHMMQHSDIKPYNCRICGRGFAYPSELKAHESKHESGRENICVECGLDFPTLAQLKRHLTTHRGPIQYNCTECDKTFQYPSQLQNHMMKHKDIRPYICTECGMEFVQPHHLKQHSLTHKGVKEHKCGICGREFTLLANMKRHVLIHTNIRAYQCHLCFKSFVQKQTLKAHMIVHSDVKPFKCKLCGKEFNRMHNLMGHMHLHSDSKPFKCLYCPSKFTLKGNLTRHMKVKHGVMERGFHSQGFGRGRIALSQTNVLRSLEQEEPFDLSQKSQGKGISFHSDGESAKGSSCQEEEEDSCYEAKRYSPATYHHDDSKLYMAQDLSGKPECMMKDFRESYCTEKEEVLSEGGLGKRIGNSDKEERCGEGELANNKEHLSFRSFEKARLGHSLSDYLYFKHRNKSLKELLERKMEKQTMLIGI